Part of the Sporosarcina sp. FSL K6-2383 genome is shown below.
CATTAATGAGAAACATCTTGCTGTATGATGAAGCTATTACGTACACAACACATGTTTACAATGAGTACATCAGTAAAGAAGACCGTGCGATTGACTTTGAAATTTCAATTGATGAAACGGAAACTGTTACAGCACCGATTTCTCATTTCTTCGTTGCTAATGAACTGATCGAAAGAGGCGTGACAGTCGTCAGTCTTGCTCCGAGATTCTGTGGAGAATTCCAAAAAGGAATTGACTATATCGGAGACGTAGTTCAATTTGAAGTTGAATTGCGTGAACATGCGTTAATTGCTGAGCATTTCGGGTATAAGTTAAGTATCCACTCCGGCAGCGATAAGTTTAAGGTGTTCCCAATTATTGCGAAATATACAAAAGGAATTTTCCATGTAAAAACGGCTGGCACAAACTGGCTTGAAGCTATCCGAGTCATCGCGGTTACAAATCCTGGCTTATATAGACGTATGCATAAATTTGCACTGGAAAACTTTGAAGAAGCGCTGAAATACTACCATGTAACACCTGACTTAGACAGCGTTGTTTCACTTGAAAGTGTTGCGGATAATCAGCTTGTGGAATATATGAATAATGATGCGGCACGCCAGCTGTTTCACGTCACATATGGTTTGATTTTGACTGCAAAAGATAAAAAAGGTGAATTTGTATTTAGAGATGAATTATTTAAAACACTGGATGTACATGAAGCAGATTATCGGGCGGCACTCGTTAACCATATCGGGAAGCATATCGATCTACTAGGACTGTGAAGTCAAGAATAAAATTTTAACTAGCTACTCCATATACAGGAGTAGCTAGTTAAAATGAAAACTATTTTTGATTGACAATTTGAGCTTTGAAAAGTAAGGTTACGGTAGAATCTTATAAAAATCAAGAAAAGTGAGGCGAAAGAGCATGAGCGAAGTAATGAATGACAAGAACCGTCATCTTGGTGAAGTACTTACAGAGATGGGACGCGTTATCGTCGCTTTTTCCGGTGGTGTTGACAGTGCATTAGTATTGAAACGTGCACAGGAAGAGCTTGGCGACCAAGTTCTAGCTGTTGTTGTTGCATCAGAATTGTTCCGCAAACAGGAATTTGAGGATGCAGTCCAATTGGCTAAAGACATGGGTGTTCAAGTATACAAAACAGAAATTAAAGAATTAGAAAATCCAGACATTGCAGCGAACACGCCTGATAGCTGGTATTACAGTAAGAAAATGCTTTATTCTCATCTCAATGATTTAGCTGGGGAGTTAGGTTATCCGTATGTGCTAGATGGCATGATTATGGACGACTTAGACGATTTCCGCCCAGGAATGAGAGCAAGAACAGAGGCAGGGGCACGTAGTGTGCTTCAAGAAGTCGGATTATTTAAGCATGAAGTTCGTGAACTTGCAAGTCAATTAGGACTCCCAGTTTGGGATAAACCTGCATCTTGCAGCCTTGCATCAAGAATTCCTTACGGTATTGAGCTTGATAAGCATAAAATTGAACAAGTCGATCAGGCCGAAATCTTTTTGGCTAAACTTGGATTTGCTCAAGTACGTGTCCGTCATCATGGCAATGTTGCTCGCATTGAAGTCACACCAGAAGAAATCACGGAATTAGTGAAGCATCGCGATCAAATCCAACTAAAACTTACTTCACTTGGTTTTGCATATGTTTCATTGGATTTACGTGGATACCGCACAGGAAGCATGAACGAAGAGTTATCTGAAGAAGTGTTAGAATCAAAATTAGCACAATAATTTTCAGGAAATATCAAATATGCCCTGCTACTTAATTGTAGTGGGGTATATTTGTGTATCAAGTCTGTAATTGGACACCGAGTAATAAAAAACTTGAAAAGTAGAGCGTTTACATATAATCTAACTATAGATAAATAATTAATTTGTCGGATAAACAAAATAAATGGTTGACGAAAAATTCGGTTTAATCAAAAGTAAGGGAGTAGATGAATGATGAGTAAGGATGGAATGACATATGCGCCAAAGGGTAAGCCAAATCCGGTTGTAAAAGAGGGGGAATTTGTGATTGCAGTTGCTGCGCTTGATCATGGCCATATTTATGGGATGTGTAATGGTCTAGTAGAAGCAGGTGCTACATTGAAATATGTATATGATCCTGATAAGAAAAAAGTGGCAGACTTCGTTGAAAAATATCCCGACGTCGAGGTAACAGATTCGCTCGAACAAATTTTAACTGATGAAACGATTAAGTTAGTGGCTGCTGCTGCAATCCCATCTAAGCGCAGTGCACTTGGAAATCGGGTAATGGAAGCTGGTAAGGATTACTTCACAGATAAAACACCATTTACAACGATGGCTCAATTAGAAGAAACAAAGAAGGTTGTCAAACAAACTGGACAAAAATATATGGTCTATTTCAGTGAGCGTCTCCATGTTGAAGGGGCAGTTTTCGCCGGCGACTTGATTAAAGATGGGGCAATTGGTCGCGTACTTCAAGTGACTGGTTTTGGCCCACATCGCTTAAATGCTTCAAGTCGACCAGATTGGTTCTTTAATAAGGAACAATACGGTGGAATTCTATGCGATATTGGGAGCCATCAAATTGAACAGTTCTTATATTACGCAGATTGTAAGGATGCTGAAATATTGCATAGTAAAGTAGCGAACTATAATAACCCTGAATATCCGGAATTAGAGGATTATGGTGATACCACATTAGTTGGTGACAATGGCGCAACACAATATTTCAAAGTGGACTGGTTTACGCCAGATGGGTTAAGTACATGGGGAGATGGACGGACGTTTATTACGGGAACAGAAGGAACGATTGAAATCCGTAAATACGTCGATGTTGCAAGGGAAGCAACAGGAGATCATCTATTCTTAGTGAATAAAGATGGCGAGAAACATTATAAGTTATCAGGTGAGGTTGGATTTCCTTTCTTTGGGGAACTTATTTTAGATTGTATTCATCGCACAGAAAAAGCAATGACGCAGGCTCATGCCTTTAAAGCAGCCGAACTATGCTTACTTGCACAAGAACAAGCAATAGTTGTATCTAAGTAAACCACGTCTATTGCATTCTTAATTAAACATTAGGAACTTCGTGTATAGCTGTTTGTGGTCGCTTTTGGATTGAACGACCTCTATAACAATAACCTTGTAATTTTATGAATAGGGATGCGACTTCGTCGCATCCCTATTCGTTTTTTCGGTAATTGTATGGTGATCGTTCATCCGTCGCTTTCTAAAAATACAAGTACACGAAGTGCAAATGCTTTTAAGGATGAGAGAATAGAAGACTTCTTAACTGGAGTGAGCAGCCAAAGATACAATTTTGGCTGCTGAAGCTTTCGTCATGGCGTCTTTCATTGTTATTTGAAGGAGTTATAACTTTTTCTATAAACCTTTCAAAAAGTAAAATGGAGACACTTTGTACAACGTGCAAAAGTGCCCGAAATTGTATCTTCGAGCACTTACATTCTTGTAGAAAGTTATCTATTCTTTCTTTTCCAAGTAACGGCATTTTTCACTAAAACATTTCTGGAATGCAACAGGCGATTATTCATAACAAGATTACCAAAAGAGTGTATTTAGAAATGACGAAGTCATTTCTAAATACACTCACTCCACGGTAATGATGTCATGAATAAATTTGCCAAAAGCAAACCAGAAATAATCCAGTGAACAAGCCAGTTTTTTATAGATGTGAATGTACTTATTTGTAGATAGATATAGGATTATAGAACAAAAAACGTAAAATTAAATGCGGAGAGATATCTCAATTAGGTAAAGATTTTGTCAATAGGGTAAAGATAGTACATTGTTGAAAGCGATTACACTCCCTATAATTAAC
Proteins encoded:
- a CDS encoding Gfo/Idh/MocA family oxidoreductase; the encoded protein is MMSKDGMTYAPKGKPNPVVKEGEFVIAVAALDHGHIYGMCNGLVEAGATLKYVYDPDKKKVADFVEKYPDVEVTDSLEQILTDETIKLVAAAAIPSKRSALGNRVMEAGKDYFTDKTPFTTMAQLEETKKVVKQTGQKYMVYFSERLHVEGAVFAGDLIKDGAIGRVLQVTGFGPHRLNASSRPDWFFNKEQYGGILCDIGSHQIEQFLYYADCKDAEILHSKVANYNNPEYPELEDYGDTTLVGDNGATQYFKVDWFTPDGLSTWGDGRTFITGTEGTIEIRKYVDVAREATGDHLFLVNKDGEKHYKLSGEVGFPFFGELILDCIHRTEKAMTQAHAFKAAELCLLAQEQAIVVSK
- a CDS encoding tagaturonate epimerase family protein, with protein sequence MKQLLPTIELLEQGKVAAQTEQVTVYQESYTNHENVHLLMVKVNGEKFILATGSGSIYDELAGTNVEGKGKVCSLTYGNRLVLNRYFPYTAPQAFGTKIATIGLGDRLGLASPGHIETVNGRNIKPVLAQQSIRELTLTNRSMTDMLDAAAYAVFQEGYTGGYGADGDHIKLESDIKYALSLGVSMITLDCSDQIDKTIEEATDEVIAKEFAKVPEDVKQVYFEKYLNKTFEVNGLSLSFDETSLMRNILLYDEAITYTTHVYNEYISKEDRAIDFEISIDETETVTAPISHFFVANELIERGVTVVSLAPRFCGEFQKGIDYIGDVVQFEVELREHALIAEHFGYKLSIHSGSDKFKVFPIIAKYTKGIFHVKTAGTNWLEAIRVIAVTNPGLYRRMHKFALENFEEALKYYHVTPDLDSVVSLESVADNQLVEYMNNDAARQLFHVTYGLILTAKDKKGEFVFRDELFKTLDVHEADYRAALVNHIGKHIDLLGL
- the larE gene encoding ATP-dependent sacrificial sulfur transferase LarE; protein product: MSEVMNDKNRHLGEVLTEMGRVIVAFSGGVDSALVLKRAQEELGDQVLAVVVASELFRKQEFEDAVQLAKDMGVQVYKTEIKELENPDIAANTPDSWYYSKKMLYSHLNDLAGELGYPYVLDGMIMDDLDDFRPGMRARTEAGARSVLQEVGLFKHEVRELASQLGLPVWDKPASCSLASRIPYGIELDKHKIEQVDQAEIFLAKLGFAQVRVRHHGNVARIEVTPEEITELVKHRDQIQLKLTSLGFAYVSLDLRGYRTGSMNEELSEEVLESKLAQ